One genomic window of Thermococcus indicus includes the following:
- a CDS encoding (2Fe-2S)-binding protein, with product MSGKKIVCRCNDVTVEDVEALIDSGVTDIEELKRLLRIGMGPCQGRTCIPIVLSILARKTGRRQEEIPLPRARVPIRPVRVEVIVGGADE from the coding sequence ATGAGCGGAAAGAAAATCGTCTGCCGCTGTAACGACGTCACCGTTGAAGATGTCGAAGCGCTAATCGATTCCGGCGTCACGGACATCGAGGAACTGAAACGGCTCCTCCGCATAGGAATGGGTCCCTGCCAAGGGAGGACCTGCATTCCCATAGTGCTCTCGATCCTCGCAAGGAAGACCGGGAGGAGGCAGGAGGAGATACCGCTTCCAAGGGCAAGGGTTCCGATTCGGCCCGTTCGCGTAGAGGTCATAGTGGGTGGTGCCGATGAGTAA